Proteins from a single region of Candidatus Eisenbacteria bacterium:
- the lptC gene encoding LPS export ABC transporter periplasmic protein LptC: MRRSRLRAALLTVVAAALAGIAVATWQNVTARRPRTVADLGADFVPEVAQHIQSFRRVKMKSGKAVWEVQAEDAQYFDSDGQVVVRKPVVTFFLDDGTRRAQLVGNEGQLTLDGKELAGVTLRGDVVLVIDDLELRTAEAFYDHAKDRISAPGAVTIHGKTLDVQGLGLEVEVTPRTVRLLSEVHTVVKANAEHS, encoded by the coding sequence ATGCGGAGGTCACGGTTACGGGCGGCGCTGCTCACCGTCGTGGCCGCCGCGCTCGCGGGAATCGCCGTGGCGACGTGGCAGAACGTCACGGCGCGCCGCCCGCGCACCGTCGCCGATCTCGGCGCCGATTTCGTGCCCGAGGTGGCCCAGCACATCCAGAGCTTCCGCCGCGTGAAGATGAAGAGCGGCAAGGCCGTCTGGGAGGTGCAAGCCGAGGACGCACAATACTTCGACAGCGACGGCCAGGTCGTCGTGCGCAAGCCCGTGGTGACCTTCTTCCTCGACGACGGTACGCGTCGCGCGCAGCTCGTCGGCAACGAGGGACAGCTGACGCTCGATGGCAAGGAGCTGGCGGGCGTCACGCTGCGAGGCGACGTCGTGCTCGTGATCGACGATCTCGAGCTCCGCACCGCCGAGGCGTTCTACGACCACGCGAAGGACCGCATCAGCGCGCCGGGCGCCGTCACCATCCACGGCAAGACGCTCGACGTGCAGGGGCTGGGGCTCGAGGTCGAGGTGACGCCGCGGACGGTGCGGCTGTTGAGCGAGGTCCACACGGTGGTGAAAGCCAATGCCGAGCACTCGTGA
- the kdsA gene encoding 3-deoxy-8-phosphooctulonate synthase: protein MHAPATAVRVGSITIGGGAPLALIAGPCVIESRDAALRHADALATLAEKTGVGLVYKSSFDKANRTSIGGFRGVGMDEGLRILDDVRRATALPVLTDVHEASQIRAVAAVVDVLQTPAFLCRQTDFVVAVAAAGRPVNLKKGQFLSPAEMGRVVEKARSTGNTQLLVTERGFAFGYNDLVSDLRSLAVLAETGCPVVYDATHSVQQPGGQGTQSGGDRRFVAPLARAAVAAGCDAVFMEVHEDPTRALSDGATSVPLADVPALWAQLVAIDRVRRERA, encoded by the coding sequence GTGCACGCGCCCGCCACCGCGGTACGCGTCGGCTCGATCACGATCGGCGGCGGTGCGCCGCTCGCGCTCATCGCCGGGCCGTGCGTGATCGAATCGCGCGACGCCGCGCTTCGCCACGCCGATGCGCTCGCCACGCTCGCCGAGAAGACGGGCGTGGGGCTCGTCTACAAATCGTCCTTCGACAAGGCCAACCGCACCTCGATCGGCGGCTTCCGCGGCGTCGGCATGGACGAGGGACTCCGCATCCTCGACGACGTCCGGCGCGCGACGGCGCTGCCGGTGCTGACCGACGTCCACGAGGCGAGCCAGATCCGTGCCGTCGCGGCGGTGGTCGACGTGCTGCAGACGCCCGCCTTCCTGTGCCGCCAGACCGATTTCGTCGTCGCCGTCGCCGCGGCGGGAAGACCCGTCAACCTGAAGAAGGGACAGTTCCTGTCGCCGGCCGAGATGGGGCGCGTGGTCGAGAAGGCGCGCTCGACCGGCAACACGCAGCTCCTGGTCACCGAGCGCGGCTTCGCGTTCGGCTACAACGACCTCGTCTCCGACCTGCGCTCGCTCGCCGTCCTCGCCGAGACGGGGTGTCCGGTCGTCTACGACGCCACGCACAGCGTGCAGCAGCCCGGGGGCCAGGGCACGCAGTCGGGCGGGGATCGCCGTTTCGTGGCGCCGCTCGCACGCGCCGCCGTCGCGGCGGGCTGCGATGCCGTCTTCATGGAGGTGCACGAGGATCCGACGCGGGCGCTATCGGACGGCGCGACCAGCGTACCGCTCGCCGACGTGCCGGCACTGTGGGCGCAGCTCGTCGCGATCGACCGCGTGCGCCGGGAGCGCGCGTGA
- a CDS encoding KpsF/GutQ family sugar-phosphate isomerase, translating to MSARRPSEDRTNRARRVLDIEVRALAGLRDRLDASFTRALDLLLACRGKIVVTGIGKAGIVGRKIAATLASTGSSAVFLHAAEGSHGDAGTLARGDVVLAISYSGETEVLQLLPVIRRFDVPLIAMTGSATSSLARAADVMLDVSVTDEGCPLGLAPMASTTTMMALGDALAASLVEERGFTAEDFALLHPGGALGRKLVRVDDLMHSGEEMPVVAETASLKDVLVEMTTKRLGITAVVDAAGGLAGIVTDGDLRRGLERAADIRTLTARDLMTRTPKTIAGSAIGGQALAVMERHKITALVVLGDGSRKPLGVIHLHDLLRAGIV from the coding sequence GTGAGCGCGCGACGCCCATCGGAGGATCGCACGAACCGCGCGCGCCGCGTGCTCGACATCGAGGTGCGTGCGCTCGCCGGCCTGCGCGATCGCCTCGACGCGTCGTTCACGCGGGCGCTCGACCTGCTGCTCGCCTGCCGCGGCAAGATCGTCGTCACCGGCATCGGCAAGGCCGGCATCGTCGGGCGCAAGATCGCCGCCACGCTCGCGTCGACCGGGTCGTCGGCCGTGTTCCTCCATGCCGCCGAGGGCAGTCACGGCGACGCCGGCACGCTGGCGCGCGGCGACGTCGTCCTCGCCATCTCGTACAGTGGCGAGACCGAAGTGTTGCAGCTCCTGCCCGTCATCCGTCGCTTCGACGTGCCGCTCATCGCCATGACCGGCAGCGCCACCTCGTCGCTCGCGCGCGCCGCCGACGTGATGCTCGACGTCAGTGTCACCGACGAGGGCTGCCCGCTGGGCCTCGCGCCCATGGCGAGCACGACCACGATGATGGCGCTCGGCGACGCGCTCGCCGCGTCCCTCGTCGAGGAGCGCGGCTTCACCGCGGAGGATTTCGCGCTCCTGCACCCGGGCGGCGCCCTCGGCCGCAAGCTCGTCCGCGTCGACGACCTCATGCACAGCGGCGAGGAGATGCCGGTCGTGGCCGAGACCGCATCGCTGAAGGACGTGCTCGTCGAGATGACGACGAAGCGGCTCGGCATCACCGCGGTCGTCGATGCCGCCGGCGGCCTGGCCGGGATCGTGACCGACGGCGATCTGCGCCGCGGCCTCGAGCGCGCGGCCGACATCCGCACGCTCACGGCGCGCGACCTGATGACGCGCACGCCGAAGACGATCGCGGGCTCGGCGATCGGCGGGCAGGCGCTCGCCGTGATGGAGCGCCACAAGATCACCGCGCTCGTCGTGCTCGGGGACGGCTCGCGCAAACCCCTCGGCGTGATCCACCTGCACGACCTGCTCCGCGCCGGGATCGTGTAG
- a CDS encoding lysophospholipid acyltransferase family protein, whose protein sequence is MAVPAPKRKKTLWRRMRRATRGPRNAVLARGIYLVARTVGLLPAPIALGLGRALGSAAHGLLGKPRRLAREHVALAFPELGERERVALVRATFRHAGQSYAELALWPRLARDAEYVQIERRELLDEALAGGRGCLAITGHVGNWELLAARIASLGYGLSVVARRVNDERFDALVRRFRGGAGMEILLRDDPRFLANVREALGRNRIVAMLIDQDSRGGGVFVPFFGRPAHTPPGAAILALRTKAPVVTVFIHRRPSGRHVIRFERVPIRPGTGKVMDLTARFTRSIEDAIRESPAEWVWWHERWRRQPDGETSVDELSADA, encoded by the coding sequence GTGGCGGTTCCGGCGCCGAAACGGAAGAAGACGCTCTGGCGGCGCATGCGGCGCGCCACGCGCGGGCCGCGCAACGCCGTGCTCGCACGCGGGATCTACCTCGTCGCGCGGACCGTGGGGCTCCTGCCGGCTCCGATAGCCCTCGGGCTCGGGCGCGCGCTCGGCAGCGCCGCACACGGCCTGTTGGGGAAGCCGCGCCGGCTCGCGCGCGAGCACGTCGCGCTCGCCTTTCCGGAGCTGGGCGAACGCGAGCGCGTCGCCCTCGTGCGCGCGACCTTCCGGCACGCGGGGCAATCGTACGCGGAGCTGGCGCTCTGGCCGCGCCTCGCGCGCGACGCGGAGTACGTGCAGATCGAGCGCCGCGAGCTCCTCGACGAGGCCCTTGCCGGCGGGCGCGGCTGCCTCGCGATCACCGGACACGTCGGGAACTGGGAGCTCCTCGCTGCGCGCATTGCATCGCTCGGCTACGGGCTCTCCGTCGTCGCGCGCCGGGTGAACGACGAGCGGTTCGACGCGCTCGTGCGGCGGTTCCGGGGCGGCGCCGGCATGGAGATCCTGCTCCGCGACGATCCGCGCTTCCTCGCCAACGTGCGCGAAGCGCTCGGGCGCAACCGCATCGTCGCCATGCTGATCGACCAGGATAGCCGGGGCGGAGGCGTGTTCGTGCCGTTCTTCGGACGCCCGGCGCATACGCCGCCCGGCGCGGCGATCCTCGCGCTGCGCACGAAGGCGCCCGTCGTCACCGTGTTCATCCACCGCCGCCCCTCGGGTCGCCACGTGATCCGGTTCGAGCGCGTGCCGATCCGACCTGGCACCGGCAAGGTGATGGATCTCACCGCGCGCTTCACGCGATCGATCGAGGACGCGATCCGGGAATCACCCGCCGAGTGGGTGTGGTGGCACGAGCGCTGGCGACGGCAGCCCGATGGCGAGACGAGCGTCGACGAGCTGTCCGCGGACGCGTGA
- the rpoN gene encoding RNA polymerase factor sigma-54 gives MANDARIVLQQRLTQQLVMTPQLRQAIKILQVSRAELETLVDQELIENPVLEENLEDKTPEGEYEVPTVDGLKAGDEAPADGTAEVEQASSIDQIDWREFAENYSNDMHGSMGPGASSDDDDDRRPAIENILVKRTLLPDHLMWQLRLSDMSDAEKEIGALIIGSLDQDGYLTISADEVGFLANVWPDTALVERVLGRIQQFDPPGVAARDLPECLLLQLRQLGCDDDSLPARIVRDHLPMLESRRFDRLARELAVTVDQISEATKIISVLEPKPGRDFGDGETRYVTPDVYVHKVGEEWVVTLNEDGLPRLRVSSFYRQMLGQGGSSEARGYIQEKMRAAAWLIKSIHQRQRTLYMVTSSIVKFQMEFLEKGVAFLRPLVLKDVANDIGMHESTVSRATAGKYVHTPQGTFELKYFFTSSLRSGHGEEVSAESVKDKIRTIIAAEDGKKPFSDQHIAEMLAKEQIDIARRTVAKYRELMGILPSSKRKAVY, from the coding sequence ATGGCCAACGACGCCCGCATCGTCCTGCAGCAGCGGCTCACGCAGCAGCTCGTGATGACGCCGCAGCTCCGGCAGGCCATCAAGATCCTGCAGGTGTCGCGCGCCGAACTCGAGACGCTCGTCGACCAGGAGCTCATCGAAAACCCCGTCCTCGAGGAGAACCTCGAGGACAAGACGCCCGAGGGTGAGTACGAGGTCCCGACCGTCGACGGTCTCAAGGCCGGCGACGAGGCGCCGGCCGACGGCACCGCCGAGGTCGAGCAGGCGTCCAGCATCGATCAGATCGACTGGCGGGAGTTCGCCGAGAACTACTCCAACGACATGCACGGCTCGATGGGGCCGGGGGCGAGCTCCGACGACGACGACGACCGCCGTCCCGCGATCGAGAACATCCTCGTGAAGCGCACCCTGCTGCCCGATCACTTGATGTGGCAGCTCCGCTTGTCCGACATGAGCGACGCGGAAAAGGAGATCGGCGCGCTCATCATCGGGAGCCTCGATCAGGACGGCTACCTCACCATCTCGGCCGACGAGGTCGGATTCCTCGCCAACGTGTGGCCCGACACGGCGCTCGTGGAGCGGGTCCTCGGGCGGATCCAGCAGTTCGATCCGCCGGGGGTGGCCGCTCGCGACCTGCCGGAGTGCCTGCTCCTGCAGCTCCGTCAGCTCGGGTGCGACGACGACTCGTTGCCGGCCCGGATCGTCCGCGACCACCTGCCGATGCTCGAGAGCCGCCGCTTCGATCGGCTCGCCCGCGAGCTCGCCGTCACCGTCGATCAGATCTCCGAGGCGACCAAGATCATCAGCGTGCTCGAGCCGAAGCCGGGGCGCGACTTCGGCGACGGGGAGACCCGCTACGTCACCCCCGACGTCTACGTGCACAAGGTGGGCGAGGAGTGGGTCGTCACGCTCAACGAGGACGGGCTGCCGCGCCTGCGCGTCTCGTCGTTCTACCGGCAGATGCTGGGACAGGGCGGCTCGAGCGAGGCCCGCGGCTACATCCAGGAGAAGATGCGGGCCGCGGCGTGGCTCATCAAGTCGATCCACCAGCGCCAGCGCACGCTCTACATGGTGACGTCGAGCATCGTGAAGTTCCAGATGGAGTTCCTCGAGAAGGGCGTCGCCTTTCTGCGCCCGCTCGTGCTGAAGGACGTGGCGAACGACATCGGCATGCACGAGTCGACAGTCAGCCGCGCGACGGCCGGGAAGTACGTGCACACGCCCCAGGGGACGTTCGAGCTCAAGTACTTCTTCACGTCGAGTCTCCGCAGCGGTCACGGCGAAGAGGTCTCGGCCGAGAGCGTGAAGGACAAGATCCGGACGATCATCGCCGCAGAGGACGGCAAGAAGCCGTTCTCGGACCAGCACATCGCCGAGATGCTCGCCAAGGAGCAGATTGACATCGCACGGCGCACGGTGGCGAAGTATCGCGAGCTGATGGGCATCCTGCCCTCGTCGAAGCGGAAAGCCGTGTACTGA
- a CDS encoding LptA/OstA family protein produces the protein MPSTRDLLAVVLVALAASRVAGAEAAEDTSQSGFLGLGNTRSKEPITITADNLEYQYKDGLVVYRGDVLAVQGEVKVRSNELRITLAKSDDDKKASAAKAASDLGDAGTSKVQSIVASGNVRIDQGARWAVGGKATFDQSNRTLVLTENPVMHDGPNEVSGDRVVVYLDQNRSVVEGGSKRVKATLIPTKDGGGKPGPAP, from the coding sequence ATGCCGAGCACTCGTGACCTGCTGGCCGTCGTGCTGGTCGCGCTCGCGGCGAGCCGCGTCGCCGGTGCGGAGGCGGCCGAGGACACGTCGCAGAGCGGATTTCTCGGGCTCGGAAACACGCGATCCAAGGAGCCGATCACCATCACGGCCGACAACCTCGAGTACCAGTACAAGGACGGCCTGGTCGTCTATCGGGGTGACGTCCTCGCGGTGCAGGGCGAGGTGAAGGTCCGCAGCAACGAGCTGCGGATCACGCTCGCCAAGTCCGACGACGACAAGAAGGCGTCGGCCGCCAAGGCCGCGAGCGATCTGGGCGACGCCGGCACGTCGAAAGTGCAGTCGATCGTGGCCAGCGGCAACGTGCGGATCGATCAGGGCGCGCGGTGGGCGGTCGGCGGCAAAGCCACGTTCGACCAGTCGAACCGGACGCTCGTGCTCACCGAGAATCCCGTGATGCACGACGGTCCGAACGAGGTGTCCGGCGATCGGGTGGTGGTCTACCTCGACCAGAACCGCAGCGTGGTCGAGGGCGGCTCGAAGCGCGTGAAGGCGACGCTGATTCCGACCAAGGACGGCGGGGGCAAGCCGGGGCCCGCGCCGTGA
- a CDS encoding CTP synthase: MTKEATKTKFIFVTGGVVSSLGKGVASASIGALLEARGLTVTILKADPYINVDPGTMSPFQHGEVYVTDDGAETDLDLGHYERYVSTRATRKNSFTTGQVYDTVITKERRGDYLGGTVQVIPHITDEIKRRIREAAEGFNVCITEVGGTVGDIESLPFIEAIRQLGWELGRQNTLYIHLTLVPYIVSASELKTKPTQHSVKELTGFGIQPDILLCRAAQPLEKKVKQKIALFCNVDESRVISAPDVSTIYEVPLVFHAEGLDERIVERLNTFTGSPNLTRWRRIVSAIKNPKGTVRIAMVGKYVDLTDSYKSLNEALTHGGIANECKVETIYVDSESIEKEGIPESVKTADGILVPMGFGPRGTEGKIAAVRYAREHEIPFLGICFGMQMAVIEFARHVCGLERANSTEIDPASPHPVIHLMDDQKDVTNKGGTMRLGSYPCFLKDGTLARRLYGRKNIGERHRHRYEFNNAYRDQLETGGLVCSGVSPDGRLVEVIELPNHPWFIASQFHPEFRSRPMDCHPLFKGFIKAAMQQSAQRRPAAKSKLKVVKG, encoded by the coding sequence ATGACGAAGGAGGCGACGAAAACCAAGTTCATCTTCGTGACGGGCGGCGTGGTGTCCTCGCTCGGCAAGGGCGTGGCCTCCGCGTCGATCGGCGCGCTGCTCGAAGCGCGCGGGCTCACCGTCACGATCCTGAAAGCCGACCCCTACATCAACGTCGACCCGGGAACGATGAGCCCGTTCCAGCACGGCGAGGTGTACGTCACCGACGACGGCGCCGAGACGGACCTCGACCTCGGCCACTACGAGCGCTACGTCTCGACGCGCGCGACGCGCAAGAACAGCTTCACGACCGGCCAGGTCTACGACACCGTCATCACCAAGGAGCGGCGCGGCGACTACCTCGGCGGCACCGTGCAGGTGATCCCGCACATCACCGACGAGATCAAGCGGCGCATCCGCGAGGCGGCGGAAGGTTTCAACGTCTGCATCACCGAGGTCGGCGGGACCGTCGGCGACATCGAGAGCCTGCCGTTCATCGAAGCGATCCGGCAGCTCGGCTGGGAGCTCGGCCGCCAGAACACGCTCTACATCCACCTGACCCTCGTGCCGTACATCGTGTCGGCGAGCGAGCTCAAGACCAAGCCGACGCAGCACTCGGTGAAGGAGCTGACCGGCTTCGGCATCCAGCCCGATATCCTGCTCTGCCGCGCCGCGCAGCCGCTCGAAAAGAAGGTGAAGCAGAAGATCGCACTCTTCTGCAACGTCGACGAGAGCCGCGTGATCAGCGCGCCCGACGTCAGCACCATCTACGAGGTGCCGCTCGTCTTCCACGCCGAGGGTCTCGACGAGCGCATCGTGGAGCGCCTGAACACGTTCACCGGTTCGCCGAATCTCACCCGCTGGCGTCGCATCGTCTCGGCGATCAAGAACCCCAAGGGCACGGTGCGGATCGCGATGGTCGGCAAGTACGTCGACCTCACCGACTCCTACAAGAGCCTCAACGAGGCGCTCACGCACGGCGGGATCGCCAACGAGTGCAAGGTCGAGACGATCTACGTCGACTCCGAGTCGATCGAGAAGGAGGGTATTCCCGAGAGCGTCAAGACCGCCGACGGCATCCTCGTGCCCATGGGCTTCGGGCCGCGTGGCACCGAGGGCAAGATCGCGGCGGTGCGCTACGCGCGCGAGCACGAGATCCCGTTCCTCGGCATCTGCTTCGGCATGCAGATGGCCGTGATCGAGTTCGCGCGGCACGTGTGCGGGCTCGAGCGTGCGAACTCGACCGAGATCGATCCGGCGTCGCCACACCCGGTCATCCACCTGATGGACGACCAGAAGGACGTCACCAACAAGGGCGGCACCATGCGGCTCGGGTCGTATCCGTGCTTCTTGAAGGACGGGACGCTCGCGCGGCGCCTCTACGGCCGCAAGAACATCGGCGAGCGCCACCGCCATCGCTACGAGTTCAACAACGCCTATCGCGACCAGCTCGAGACCGGCGGGCTCGTGTGCTCGGGCGTGTCGCCCGACGGGCGGCTGGTCGAGGTGATCGAGCTGCCGAACCACCCGTGGTTCATCGCGAGCCAGTTCCATCCCGAGTTCCGGTCGCGGCCCATGGACTGCCATCCGCTCTTCAAGGGCTTCATCAAGGCGGCCATGCAGCAGAGCGCGCAGCGCCGCCCGGCGGCGAAGAGCAAGCTCAAGGTCGTGAAGGGTTAG
- the kdsB gene encoding 3-deoxy-manno-octulosonate cytidylyltransferase: MPAATVAIIPARYRSTRLPGKALALIGDRPMICHVAERTRRARGLAGVIVATDDERIRDAVRATGSDVVMTRGDHPSGTDRLAEVAAGLAADVVINVQGDLPLLDPAMVELLAARMSAERDLPMATLATPIHDAAAFGSPHVVKVVVGGDGRALYFSRAPIPFDRDGTRAAGEPLGWRHIGMYAYRREVLMRLAGLAPSPLEERERLEQLRALEHGIAIGVVEWRAAAPLIEVDTPEDLELARRAFRGQTNGGGSA, translated from the coding sequence ATGCCTGCCGCCACCGTCGCCATCATTCCCGCGCGTTACCGCTCGACCCGCTTGCCGGGGAAGGCGCTCGCCCTCATCGGCGATCGACCCATGATCTGCCACGTCGCCGAGCGGACGCGACGGGCGCGCGGCCTCGCGGGCGTGATCGTGGCGACCGACGACGAGCGCATCCGCGACGCCGTGCGCGCGACCGGCAGCGACGTGGTGATGACCCGCGGCGATCACCCGTCCGGGACGGACCGGCTGGCGGAAGTCGCGGCAGGGCTCGCGGCCGATGTCGTGATCAACGTCCAGGGCGACCTGCCGCTGCTCGACCCGGCCATGGTCGAGCTGCTCGCGGCGCGGATGTCGGCCGAGCGCGACCTCCCCATGGCGACGCTCGCAACGCCGATCCACGACGCCGCAGCATTCGGCTCGCCGCACGTCGTGAAGGTGGTCGTCGGAGGCGACGGCCGCGCGCTCTACTTCTCGCGGGCGCCGATCCCGTTCGACCGCGACGGGACGCGGGCGGCGGGCGAGCCTCTCGGCTGGCGGCACATCGGCATGTACGCGTACCGGCGCGAGGTGCTGATGCGCCTCGCCGGGCTCGCACCGTCCCCGCTCGAGGAGCGCGAGCGGCTGGAGCAGCTGCGGGCGCTCGAGCACGGGATCGCCATCGGGGTCGTCGAGTGGCGTGCCGCAGCCCCTCTGATAGAGGTGGACACGCCCGAGGACTTGGAGCTCGCACGTCGAGCGTTTCGTGGTCAGACGAACGGGGGAGGGTCGGCATGA
- a CDS encoding glycosyltransferase family 39 protein, whose product MPERTRSTGLSGRTIALALGLLVALLSLHVGDPWRYLHDDNGRRYSSYARTHLVRGLAVTGGRDFFYDARDGRMVPYGHHPPGLGLLLAGWFRLLGADSPLVARSLAALFHLATALIVFAILRACYPGPPGLVAAFVFVVVPMSSFFGKLVNFEPFVLPFMVGAVVMYWRWAERGGHGFPTATFLLVAAGTLIDWPILLALLVMAGDALRRWRGGEGRAFLTVAIAALVVGPLLGAAVAAWTSSAVGLLELGRAARFRLRLHGQYHWWQLVGKIVDYNRRYFTEPVLIAQVVVAGSLLADWWRGRTFSPRARLVALLGLAGFVPLAGFPSSARYHAYWQFDLLPYATLAVAHVLDTMVARLGRPQRRIAYAALVLWVGIASGTMLHTRYHRPSGYVGRMVRQFQHYL is encoded by the coding sequence GTGCCGGAGCGGACGAGGAGCACGGGGCTGTCGGGACGGACGATCGCGCTGGCGCTGGGGCTGCTCGTCGCGTTGCTGTCGCTCCACGTCGGCGACCCGTGGCGCTATCTCCACGACGACAACGGGCGGCGATACTCGTCGTATGCGCGCACGCATCTCGTGCGCGGCCTCGCGGTGACGGGCGGGCGCGACTTCTTCTACGACGCGCGCGACGGCCGCATGGTGCCGTACGGGCACCATCCGCCGGGGCTCGGGTTGCTGCTCGCGGGATGGTTCCGCCTGCTCGGCGCCGACTCGCCGCTGGTCGCGCGATCGCTCGCGGCGCTCTTTCACCTGGCGACGGCGCTGATCGTCTTCGCGATCCTGCGCGCCTGCTACCCGGGACCGCCGGGGCTCGTCGCGGCGTTCGTCTTCGTCGTCGTGCCGATGAGCTCGTTCTTCGGCAAGCTCGTGAACTTCGAGCCCTTCGTCCTTCCGTTCATGGTGGGGGCGGTGGTCATGTACTGGCGCTGGGCTGAGCGCGGCGGACACGGGTTCCCCACCGCGACGTTCCTTCTCGTCGCGGCCGGCACGCTGATCGACTGGCCGATCCTGCTCGCGCTCCTGGTGATGGCCGGCGACGCGCTTCGGCGGTGGCGAGGCGGCGAGGGACGCGCGTTCCTCACGGTCGCGATCGCGGCGCTCGTCGTGGGCCCGCTCCTCGGCGCCGCCGTCGCCGCGTGGACCAGCAGCGCGGTCGGCCTGCTCGAGCTCGGCAGGGCGGCCCGCTTCCGCCTCCGCCTCCATGGCCAGTACCACTGGTGGCAGCTCGTCGGAAAGATCGTCGACTACAACCGGCGCTACTTCACCGAGCCCGTGCTGATCGCGCAGGTGGTGGTCGCGGGCAGCCTCCTCGCCGACTGGTGGCGCGGCCGGACCTTCTCGCCCCGCGCACGTCTCGTCGCGCTCCTGGGTCTCGCCGGGTTCGTTCCGCTCGCCGGCTTCCCCTCGAGCGCGCGCTATCACGCGTACTGGCAGTTCGACCTCCTGCCGTACGCGACGCTCGCCGTCGCCCACGTGCTCGACACGATGGTCGCGCGGCTCGGGCGGCCGCAGCGCCGGATCGCGTACGCGGCGCTCGTGCTCTGGGTCGGGATCGCGTCGGGCACGATGCTGCACACGCGCTACCACCGGCCGAGCGGCTACGTCGGCCGGATGGTGCGCCAGTTCCAGCACTACCTGTGA
- the lptB gene encoding LPS export ABC transporter ATP-binding protein, which produces MATGALLRAEGLTKSFVGRCVVNAITIDVHAGEIVGLLGPNGAGKTTSFHMIVGLTRPDAGRVYLNGDDVTPLPMYQRARRGIGYLPQEPSVFRKLSVEENLLAILETLDLTAVEREERLRQLLDELGIAKLAKSKAQSLSGGERRRLEITRALVISPSFMLLDEPFAGIDPIAVVDIQGIVSQLKKRGIGVLITDHNVRETLGICDRAYIVNEGTVLEEGTPEQIATSQRAREIYLGEKFRL; this is translated from the coding sequence GTGGCGACCGGGGCGCTGCTCCGGGCCGAGGGACTCACCAAGTCGTTCGTCGGGCGTTGTGTGGTCAATGCGATCACGATCGACGTCCACGCCGGCGAGATCGTGGGGCTCCTCGGTCCGAACGGCGCCGGCAAGACGACGAGCTTCCACATGATCGTCGGTCTCACGCGGCCCGACGCGGGACGCGTATATTTGAACGGCGACGACGTGACGCCGCTGCCGATGTACCAGCGCGCGCGTCGTGGGATCGGGTACCTGCCGCAGGAGCCGTCGGTGTTTCGCAAGCTCAGCGTGGAGGAGAACCTCCTCGCCATCCTCGAGACGCTCGACTTGACGGCGGTCGAACGCGAGGAACGTTTGCGTCAACTTCTTGACGAGCTGGGGATCGCCAAGCTCGCGAAGTCGAAGGCGCAGTCGCTGTCGGGCGGCGAGCGCCGGCGCCTCGAGATCACGCGTGCGCTCGTGATTTCGCCCTCGTTCATGCTGCTCGACGAACCGTTTGCGGGCATCGATCCCATCGCTGTGGTTGACATTCAAGGCATCGTGTCTCAGTTAAAGAAGCGGGGAATCGGAGTACTCATTACGGATCACAACGTGCGCGAAACACTCGGCATCTGCGATCGCGCGTACATCGTGAATGAAGGAACGGTGCTCGAAGAGGGCACCCCCGAGCAGATCGCGACGAGCCAACGGGCCCGCGAGATCTACCTGGGCGAGAAGTTCCGTCTGTGA